A genomic window from Populus nigra chromosome 7, ddPopNigr1.1, whole genome shotgun sequence includes:
- the LOC133699783 gene encoding uncharacterized protein LOC133699783 has product MIQLLFAVIFSEMAMILLFVFKSPLRKFLIMSLDRLKRGRGPVMVKTVAGTVFLVLISSVYSMVKIQKRGIDVGGVVNPTDQVLMSKHLLEATLMGSILFLSLVIDRLHHYIRELRMRRKSMEAVKKQNRSFEDGKVEETKALETEVSTLQEKLKQLQSELEVKSKEVNTSEANAAALSKQSEGFLLEYDRLLEENQNLRSQLQSMDLGLSRSTSKKNT; this is encoded by the exons ATGATTCAGCTTTTGTTTGCGGTGATATTTTCAGAGATGgcaatgatattattatttgttttcaagtCCCCATTAAGGAAGTTTCTGATAATGAGCTTGGATCGACTCAAAAGAGGGCGTGGACCAGTCATGGTTAAGACAGTTGCAGGGAcagtgtttttggttttaatcTCAAGTGTTTATAGTATGGTGAAGATCCAGAAACGTGGGATCGATGTTGGTGGTGTTGTTAATCCTACAGACCAGGTTCTTATGTCTAAACATCTTCTTGAGGCTACTCTTATGG GTTCCATCCTTTTCCTTTCACTAGTGATAGACCGCCTGCACCATTACATCAGAGAGCTTCGTATGCGGAGGAAGAGCATGGAGGCTGTAAAGAAACAAAATCGAAGTTTTGAGGATGGGAAGGTTGAGGAGACCAAAGCTTTAGAAACAGAGGTGTCCACACTGCAAGAAAAACTTAAACAGCTGCAATCTGAGCTGGAAGTCAAGTCAAAGGAGGTAAATACATCAGAAGCCAATGCAGCTGCTctaagtaagcaatctgaaggGTTCCTTCTTGAGTATGATCGCTTGCTTGAAGAAAACCAGAACCTACGGAGCCAGTTGCAATCTATGGACTTGGGACTTTCACGATCAACCAGCAAGAAGAATACCTGA